In Treponema rectale, a single genomic region encodes these proteins:
- a CDS encoding HAD-IA family hydrolase produces MNNFDTVLFDFDGTLFNTSPGVFDSFDEVVRHYGLNVDRNIYNKMIGPPLKFSFVHYLGLPESEIPSAIDVYREYYTKSEGMFNCTVYPGVIELIEKLRNNGKTICVATSKPEDFAKAILKRNKMLELFDFTGGSDMEEKYRVEKVDVVKYVLKSMNLENKKDQVLMIGDRLYDVNGAHSAGLKCMGILWGFGSRKEFEECGADYVCETTDDVFNFLCK; encoded by the coding sequence ATGAATAACTTTGATACAGTACTTTTTGACTTTGACGGAACCCTTTTTAATACTTCTCCCGGTGTCTTTGACTCTTTTGATGAGGTTGTAAGGCATTACGGGCTTAATGTTGACAGAAACATCTACAATAAAATGATCGGACCGCCATTAAAATTCAGTTTCGTTCATTATCTTGGGCTTCCAGAAAGTGAAATTCCTTCTGCAATTGATGTTTACCGAGAATACTATACAAAAAGCGAGGGAATGTTTAACTGTACGGTATATCCAGGCGTAATTGAACTTATTGAAAAACTGCGTAATAACGGAAAAACCATCTGCGTTGCCACAAGCAAGCCGGAAGATTTTGCAAAGGCAATTCTCAAACGTAATAAAATGCTGGAACTGTTTGACTTTACAGGCGGCAGCGACATGGAAGAAAAATACCGGGTAGAAAAAGTTGATGTCGTTAAATATGTCCTCAAAAGTATGAATCTTGAAAATAAAAAAGACCAGGTCCTTATGATTGGAGACCGGCTCTACGATGTTAACGGAGCCCACAGTGCCGGATTAAAATGCATGGGAATTCTCTGGGGCTTTGGTTCAAGAAAAGAATTTGAAGAATGCGGTGCTGACTATGTTTGCGAAACAACAGACGATGTATTTAATTTTTTATGTAAATAA
- a CDS encoding aldo/keto reductase encodes MENKFFSEVKNNFGFGCMRLPMRKDGEVDTQEFCKMADAFIAQGFNYFDTAHGYISGKSELAIKECVSKRFKRDSFILTDKLTEPYFKTQDDIKPFFYSQLEACGVEYFDFYLAHALTQEVYPKFVKCNAFKVLGELKAEGKIRHVGFSFHDSPELLEKILKENPEVEVVQLQINYVDFEDSGVQGKRCYEICEKYNKPVIVMEPVKGGGLVNLPDSAKKIFDSLNGGSYASYAIRFAASFPKIFMVLSGMGSMEMMNDNLSFMKDFKPLSDAEFEAVWKVRDILNGMGGIPCTACRYCTDGCPKKILIPDLFSDYNAKTVFNDWNSGMYYGIHTTSNGKASDCIKCGKCEKACPQHLQIRELLKKVSKVFE; translated from the coding sequence ATGGAAAATAAATTTTTTTCTGAAGTAAAAAACAACTTTGGCTTTGGATGCATGCGCCTTCCCATGAGAAAAGACGGAGAAGTAGATACACAGGAATTCTGCAAAATGGCAGATGCGTTTATTGCACAGGGCTTTAATTATTTTGATACGGCCCACGGTTATATAAGCGGTAAAAGTGAACTGGCCATAAAGGAATGTGTCTCTAAACGATTTAAAAGGGACAGCTTCATTCTTACTGATAAACTTACCGAACCATATTTTAAAACCCAGGATGACATCAAACCATTTTTCTACAGTCAGCTTGAAGCCTGCGGGGTTGAATACTTTGACTTTTATCTTGCCCATGCACTCACACAGGAAGTTTATCCGAAATTTGTAAAATGCAATGCCTTCAAAGTTCTTGGGGAACTTAAAGCTGAAGGTAAAATCCGCCATGTAGGTTTTTCTTTTCATGACAGCCCGGAACTTCTGGAAAAAATCTTAAAGGAAAATCCTGAAGTAGAAGTTGTACAGCTTCAGATAAATTACGTTGACTTTGAGGATTCCGGTGTACAGGGAAAACGCTGCTACGAAATTTGCGAAAAATATAATAAGCCTGTCATTGTAATGGAACCTGTAAAAGGCGGCGGTCTTGTAAATCTTCCTGACTCAGCAAAGAAAATTTTTGACAGTCTTAACGGAGGAAGCTATGCAAGTTATGCAATAAGATTTGCAGCATCGTTCCCGAAAATTTTTATGGTACTCTCCGGAATGGGCAGCATGGAAATGATGAACGACAACCTGAGCTTCATGAAAGACTTCAAGCCTCTTTCTGATGCTGAATTCGAAGCCGTATGGAAAGTCCGTGATATTCTCAATGGCATGGGAGGAATTCCATGTACCGCATGCCGTTACTGCACTGATGGCTGTCCTAAAAAAATTCTTATTCCAGATTTGTTCTCTGATTACAATGCAAAGACAGTTTTTAACGACTGGAACAGCGGAATGTATTACGGAATACATACAACATCAAACGGCAAAGCTTCTGACTGCATAAAATGCGGAAAATGTGAAAAAGCCTGCCCGCAGCACCTGCAGATTAGAGAACTGCTTAAAAAAGTAAGTAAAGTATTTGAATAG
- a CDS encoding alanine/glycine:cation symporter family protein, translating into MEKFTSILKLIDDVVWGLPTIILILATGILLTVRMRGMQFTKLGRALKSIFRKSDSGHGEVSSFGALCTALSATIGTGNIVGVATAIAAGGPGALFWMWVAALVGIATKYAECMLAVLYREKKEDGHILGGPFYTIEKGMKELTGFSWKWLAVLFAVFGIMAGLLGIGTITQVHGITSAVKNAFDPTEAKIAFEIGSNSYSWSVVIAGLLVTLFAALVIIGGLKRISKVASVVVPFMAIIYVFLGLSVIIMNATYIPQAFKVIFKSAIGLKAVAGGAVGWTIREAMQKGVARGIFSNEAGLGSAPIAASTADVKEPVAQGLVSMTGTFIDTIIICTMTGLAIVIAFFTGNSAGIPEGLEGVAITSAAFNNVLGGDGKSVQFLLMICLVFFAFTTILGWDYYSERCIEYLTNGKMGIVKFYRIVYICAVFIGPYLTVSQVWDIADIANGLMAIPNCISLIVLSGVVSKATKAYFQKYPTLQSENQ; encoded by the coding sequence ATGGAAAAGTTCACTTCAATTCTTAAGCTCATAGACGATGTAGTCTGGGGGCTTCCTACAATTATTTTGATTCTGGCAACAGGAATTCTTCTGACTGTCAGAATGAGGGGAATGCAGTTTACAAAACTTGGACGTGCATTGAAATCTATTTTTAGAAAATCAGATTCCGGACATGGTGAAGTTTCATCTTTCGGTGCATTGTGTACTGCTCTTTCTGCAACAATCGGAACAGGAAACATCGTTGGTGTTGCAACAGCTATTGCAGCCGGAGGTCCAGGTGCTTTGTTCTGGATGTGGGTTGCAGCTCTTGTGGGTATTGCAACTAAATATGCTGAATGTATGCTCGCTGTTCTCTATCGCGAAAAGAAAGAGGATGGTCATATTCTTGGCGGACCTTTCTATACTATTGAAAAGGGAATGAAAGAACTTACAGGATTCAGCTGGAAGTGGCTTGCAGTTCTGTTTGCAGTATTCGGAATTATGGCAGGACTTCTTGGAATCGGTACAATTACACAGGTTCATGGAATTACTTCTGCTGTAAAGAATGCTTTTGACCCTACGGAAGCAAAGATTGCATTTGAAATCGGCTCCAACAGCTATTCATGGTCAGTTGTTATTGCAGGTCTCCTGGTAACTCTTTTTGCAGCACTTGTAATTATCGGCGGTCTTAAGAGAATCTCTAAAGTAGCATCTGTAGTTGTTCCTTTTATGGCAATTATATATGTTTTCCTCGGACTTTCAGTAATTATTATGAATGCAACATATATTCCTCAGGCTTTCAAAGTAATCTTTAAGTCTGCAATCGGACTTAAGGCTGTTGCCGGCGGTGCTGTAGGATGGACGATAAGAGAAGCCATGCAGAAAGGTGTTGCCCGCGGAATTTTCTCAAACGAAGCTGGTCTTGGTTCTGCCCCAATTGCTGCATCTACTGCTGACGTAAAAGAACCTGTAGCTCAGGGACTTGTAAGCATGACGGGAACATTCATTGATACAATCATCATTTGTACAATGACAGGTCTTGCAATTGTAATCGCATTCTTTACAGGTAATTCAGCAGGAATTCCTGAAGGACTTGAAGGAGTAGCAATTACTTCTGCTGCATTCAATAATGTACTTGGCGGAGACGGAAAGAGCGTACAGTTCCTTCTTATGATTTGTCTTGTATTCTTTGCATTTACAACAATTCTTGGATGGGATTATTATTCAGAACGCTGTATTGAATATCTTACAAACGGTAAGATGGGCATCGTAAAATTCTATAGAATTGTTTATATCTGTGCCGTATTTATCGGTCCGTATCTCACAGTAAGTCAGGTATGGGACATTGCTGATATTGCAAACGGTCTCATGGCAATTCCTAACTGTATCTCATTGATAGTATTAAGCGGAGTTGTTTCAAAAGCAACAAAAGCTTATTTCCAGAAGTACCCGACACTGCAGTCAGAAAACCAGTAA
- a CDS encoding P83/100 family protein, which produces MKKLTLTLIFVFASAFASFAQEESQDLSAISINRSELENTAEQAVQFENFGGPYAIIETAAAIKGIGENLGRIVARDIFSQGVIEPLAKYTLIHAVNPNDTEKLSADILVLNENAGVDHINNLRRILSGYLEQAYGYSEEESATLSVFITVYNAVYRGNMNNFTEKYNDVVLQYLSPEKAGLSTNWEEWKGNSQIVIPLGTLSETVSSVDTTTISDDNVIEALRTTEDKGIEDREQLTEIKQKEAAAASENAKQSQKEAAQQKKDGNKEQAQASAQKSSEQQKIADRKTEEIKKEKAEIEKDKKELAAEVPADYLTGLFISDEKKGFYQLVTVDSSTGKIIRKSPVSQIRSKAVYIVDSVTITNLENEVKTYPQLYMAVCGTNDKHSAVRLCLIDTEKLELQKQSEEILSESAELILTRAGFITVVQDGKNYRIALYDKNLSVTARSQETVKEKTPLNMTQKGLLVTAENGSPLLLDPKTLSSLWNKGNTNVHNAGNEK; this is translated from the coding sequence ATGAAAAAACTTACACTCACTTTAATATTTGTTTTTGCATCAGCCTTTGCTTCTTTTGCACAGGAAGAATCTCAGGATCTCTCTGCAATTTCCATAAACAGAAGTGAACTTGAAAACACGGCAGAACAGGCAGTTCAGTTTGAAAACTTCGGAGGCCCCTATGCCATTATAGAAACTGCTGCTGCCATTAAAGGAATCGGAGAAAACTTAGGACGCATTGTTGCCCGGGATATTTTTTCGCAGGGAGTAATTGAACCGCTGGCAAAATACACCCTCATACATGCAGTGAATCCAAATGATACGGAAAAACTTTCTGCAGACATTCTTGTTCTTAATGAAAATGCAGGCGTTGACCATATAAACAACCTCAGAAGAATTTTAAGCGGCTACCTTGAACAGGCCTACGGATATTCTGAAGAGGAATCAGCAACACTTTCTGTATTCATCACTGTATACAATGCAGTATACCGTGGCAACATGAATAACTTTACGGAAAAATACAATGACGTGGTACTTCAGTATCTTTCTCCGGAAAAAGCAGGTTTAAGTACAAACTGGGAAGAATGGAAAGGAAACTCTCAGATTGTAATTCCCCTGGGAACGCTTTCGGAAACTGTTTCTTCAGTTGATACTACTACAATAAGCGATGACAATGTAATTGAAGCACTGCGCACGACTGAAGACAAAGGCATTGAAGACAGAGAACAGCTTACGGAAATAAAACAGAAGGAAGCTGCTGCTGCCAGTGAAAATGCAAAACAGTCTCAGAAAGAAGCCGCACAGCAAAAAAAAGACGGGAACAAAGAACAGGCTCAGGCTTCAGCTCAAAAATCTTCTGAGCAGCAGAAAATTGCTGACCGCAAGACAGAAGAAATAAAAAAAGAAAAAGCTGAGATTGAAAAAGATAAAAAAGAACTTGCAGCAGAAGTTCCTGCAGATTATCTGACCGGACTTTTTATCTCTGATGAAAAAAAAGGATTCTACCAGCTTGTAACAGTAGATTCTTCAACAGGCAAAATCATCCGTAAATCTCCTGTATCACAAATCAGAAGCAAAGCTGTTTATATAGTAGACAGTGTTACAATAACAAATCTTGAAAATGAGGTAAAAACATATCCGCAGCTTTACATGGCAGTGTGCGGTACAAACGACAAACATTCCGCCGTACGACTCTGTCTTATTGATACAGAAAAACTTGAACTTCAGAAACAGAGCGAAGAAATTCTTTCGGAAAGTGCAGAACTCATTTTAACGAGAGCAGGATTCATCACTGTCGTTCAGGATGGAAAAAATTACCGCATTGCCCTTTATGATAAAAATCTTTCTGTTACTGCAAGAAGTCAGGAAACTGTAAAAGAAAAGACTCCGCTTAACATGACGCAAAAGGGACTGCTTGTAACTGCAGAAAACGGTTCACCACTGCTGCTGGATCCAAAAACCCTTTCATCCCTCTGGAACAAAGGAAACACAAATGTTCATAACGCAGGAAATGAAAAATAA
- a CDS encoding acyl-CoA carboxylase subunit beta, translated as MEYNVEKQHAKGKLHAIERINALCDKDTFTEIYSGVRHNCTSFGMETKDIPYDGVITGFGKINGRRVAVYAQDFTVQGGSLGLMHGKKIAELIDKAIQARCPVIGINDSGGARIQEGVDALCGYGDLFYQNVRASGSVPQISIIAGPCAGGAVYSPGITDFIFAVDKISQLFITGPKVVKSVMFMDITAEDLGGASIHSKKSGVAHFRCENENSCYESVRKLLDYIPHYYGDEIVQAAKFHFDEKKKAKHIETVLPENTRKGYDIREIINDVTDDDSFFETSAEFAINCVTGFAKIEGRSVGIVANNPAGMGGVLDCDASDKIARHVRYCDAYNIPLLTFVDVPGFIPGPQEEQKGIIRHGAKVIYAYSESTVPKVTVITRKAYGGAYIAMCSKHIGADFVYAWPASEIAVMGAEGAVGILYAKEMADPNRAQEVAIKKAQYEQEIMTPTIAAKRGYISEVIQPADTRKYIAKSFDILLEKTSMDKPLKKHGNIPL; from the coding sequence ATGGAATACAATGTTGAGAAGCAGCATGCAAAAGGCAAGCTTCATGCAATTGAGCGCATCAATGCTCTTTGCGATAAAGACACATTTACTGAAATCTATTCAGGCGTTCGTCATAACTGCACAAGTTTCGGTATGGAAACAAAAGACATTCCGTACGACGGTGTAATTACTGGTTTTGGAAAAATCAACGGAAGAAGAGTAGCTGTTTATGCTCAGGATTTTACCGTACAGGGTGGTTCTCTTGGACTTATGCACGGAAAGAAAATTGCTGAGCTTATCGATAAAGCAATACAGGCCCGCTGTCCGGTCATCGGAATCAATGATTCGGGTGGAGCCCGCATTCAGGAAGGTGTAGACGCACTTTGCGGTTACGGTGACCTTTTCTATCAGAATGTACGCGCATCCGGTTCTGTTCCACAGATTTCAATTATTGCAGGTCCATGTGCCGGCGGTGCAGTTTATTCACCAGGAATTACAGACTTTATTTTTGCTGTTGATAAGATTTCCCAGCTTTTTATTACAGGTCCTAAAGTAGTTAAGTCCGTTATGTTTATGGACATTACTGCTGAAGATCTTGGCGGTGCTTCAATTCATTCAAAGAAATCTGGAGTTGCACACTTCCGCTGTGAAAATGAAAATTCCTGCTACGAAAGCGTACGCAAGCTTCTTGATTATATTCCTCATTATTACGGGGATGAAATTGTTCAGGCTGCCAAATTCCATTTCGATGAAAAGAAAAAGGCAAAGCATATTGAAACAGTTCTTCCTGAAAATACACGCAAGGGATACGATATCCGTGAAATCATTAATGATGTAACAGATGATGATTCATTCTTTGAAACTTCAGCTGAATTTGCAATTAACTGTGTAACAGGTTTTGCAAAGATTGAAGGCCGTTCTGTAGGTATCGTTGCCAATAATCCTGCCGGAATGGGTGGAGTTCTTGACTGTGATGCTTCAGATAAAATTGCACGTCATGTACGTTACTGCGATGCTTACAATATTCCGCTTCTTACTTTTGTTGATGTTCCTGGATTTATTCCTGGACCACAGGAAGAGCAGAAAGGTATCATCCGTCACGGTGCAAAAGTTATTTATGCTTATTCAGAAAGTACGGTTCCAAAGGTAACTGTAATTACCCGTAAGGCATATGGTGGTGCTTATATCGCAATGTGTTCAAAACACATCGGTGCTGATTTTGTTTATGCATGGCCGGCATCAGAAATTGCTGTTATGGGTGCTGAAGGTGCTGTTGGTATTCTTTATGCAAAAGAAATGGCTGATCCAAATCGTGCTCAGGAAGTTGCAATAAAGAAGGCTCAATATGAACAGGAAATCATGACACCGACAATTGCTGCAAAACGCGGTTACATCAGTGAAGTTATTCAGCCTGCTGATACACGCAAGTACATTGCAAAGAGTTTTGACATTCTTCTTGAAAAGACATCTATGGATAAACCTTTGAAGAAACATGGAAATATTCCTCTGTAA
- the lgt gene encoding prolipoprotein diacylglyceryl transferase: MNFSPLFLNYPSWIKPEIFPGVPGLSMLRWYGLMYIFAFGTAFIVLRRQKKEGALDTADYKATDDDLFSFIFCGIVFLLLGARIFSTLVYSSYNPEDPSSVDYVHKPWLIFWPFDSEGKFTGLAGMSYHGGFIGGLIGMIVWCLRKKKPLWKWIDAMCVAIPLGYTFGRLGNFLNGELYGRVTSMPWGIMFPTAEHLDYHNEWVQEMAEACGVMVKAGERFVNLPRHPSQLYEAFFEGLFVWGVLWLLRKKKPFDGFLGAMYTILYGCVRFVIEYFRNPDSGANLGYRIGPDSKSGAAELYRNTSLLNISTGQILCFGMITGGLILMFVLWRLSKRKTNLKH; encoded by the coding sequence ATGAATTTTTCACCGTTATTTTTGAATTATCCGTCATGGATAAAACCTGAGATTTTTCCTGGCGTGCCGGGTTTAAGCATGCTGCGCTGGTATGGACTTATGTATATCTTTGCATTCGGCACGGCATTTATTGTTTTACGCAGGCAGAAAAAAGAGGGTGCTCTTGATACAGCAGATTATAAGGCAACAGATGATGATCTTTTCAGTTTTATTTTCTGCGGAATTGTATTTCTTCTGTTAGGTGCAAGAATTTTCTCTACCCTTGTATATAGTTCTTACAATCCGGAGGATCCTTCTTCCGTAGATTATGTTCACAAACCGTGGCTTATTTTCTGGCCGTTTGATTCTGAAGGAAAATTTACAGGCCTTGCAGGAATGAGTTACCACGGCGGATTCATCGGCGGTCTTATCGGTATGATTGTCTGGTGCCTCAGAAAGAAAAAGCCTCTGTGGAAATGGATAGATGCAATGTGCGTTGCCATTCCTCTGGGATATACTTTCGGTCGTCTTGGAAACTTCCTTAATGGAGAACTGTATGGCCGTGTTACTTCGATGCCATGGGGTATAATGTTCCCTACGGCAGAACACCTTGACTATCATAATGAATGGGTTCAGGAAATGGCAGAAGCCTGCGGTGTTATGGTAAAGGCAGGAGAAAGGTTTGTTAATCTTCCGCGTCATCCGAGTCAGCTTTACGAAGCTTTCTTTGAAGGACTTTTTGTATGGGGAGTCCTCTGGCTTCTCAGGAAGAAAAAGCCTTTTGATGGTTTTTTAGGTGCCATGTACACGATTTTGTACGGCTGCGTTCGTTTTGTAATTGAATATTTCCGTAATCCTGATTCAGGAGCAAATCTTGGTTACAGAATCGGGCCTGACTCAAAGTCCGGGGCTGCGGAACTTTACAGGAATACCTCCCTGCTTAATATTTCTACAGGACAGATTCTGTGTTTCGGTATGATTACAGGCGGGCTTATTCTTATGTTTGTTTTGTGGCGCCTTAGTAAACGTAAAACAAATTTAAAACATTGA
- the gdhA gene encoding NADP-specific glutamate dehydrogenase — MKNAYVNRVWEEVKAKNPNEPEFLQAVEEVLTTLDPVVDQMPELEPNAILERLVEPERVIQFRVPWMDDAGNYHVNRGFRVQYNSAIGPYKGGLRFSKEVNLSVLKFLGFEQVLKNSLTTLPMGGGKGGSDFDPHGKSDKEVMRFCQSFMTELYRHIGPDTDVPAGDKNVGGREIGYLFGQYKRIRDEYTGVLTGKGLTFGGSLIRTEATGYGLIYFAQEMLKKVGDNFQGKTCVVSGSGNVATYAAQKLLQLGAKVVTLSDSNGYIYDPDGITQEKLDWVKELKGVRRGRISEYAKQFPSAKYFEGKKVWEVKCDCAFPCATQNELLGEDAQKLLDNGVKLVAEGANMPSNIDAVNKFLAAKILYAPGKASNAGGVATSGLEMSQNSERLSWSSEEVDEKLHNIMINIHDNAYNTAVKFGAKDGNFVNYVAGANIAGFVKVANAMIAQGLV; from the coding sequence ATGAAAAACGCATACGTAAATCGTGTTTGGGAAGAAGTAAAAGCAAAGAACCCGAACGAACCAGAGTTTCTTCAGGCTGTAGAAGAAGTTTTGACAACACTTGATCCAGTTGTAGATCAGATGCCGGAACTTGAGCCAAATGCAATTCTTGAACGCCTTGTAGAACCAGAGCGCGTTATTCAGTTCAGAGTACCTTGGATGGATGATGCAGGTAATTATCACGTAAACCGTGGTTTCCGCGTACAGTATAACAGTGCAATCGGACCTTACAAAGGAGGTCTGCGCTTTTCTAAAGAAGTAAACCTTTCAGTTTTGAAGTTCCTTGGATTTGAACAGGTTCTCAAGAACTCTCTTACAACACTTCCTATGGGAGGCGGTAAAGGTGGTTCAGACTTTGATCCTCACGGAAAATCTGATAAAGAAGTTATGAGATTCTGCCAGTCATTTATGACAGAACTTTATCGTCATATTGGTCCTGATACAGACGTTCCTGCAGGTGACAAGAACGTTGGTGGACGTGAAATCGGTTATCTTTTCGGCCAGTACAAGAGAATCCGTGATGAATACACTGGTGTTCTTACAGGAAAAGGACTTACATTCGGTGGTTCTTTGATCCGTACAGAAGCTACAGGTTACGGACTTATTTACTTTGCACAGGAAATGCTTAAGAAAGTTGGAGACAACTTCCAGGGTAAGACATGTGTTGTTTCTGGTTCAGGAAACGTTGCTACTTATGCAGCACAGAAACTTCTTCAGCTTGGTGCTAAAGTTGTTACACTTTCTGATTCAAACGGATACATTTATGATCCAGATGGAATTACTCAGGAAAAACTTGACTGGGTTAAAGAACTTAAAGGTGTTCGCCGCGGCCGCATTTCTGAATATGCTAAGCAGTTCCCTTCAGCAAAATATTTTGAAGGAAAGAAAGTTTGGGAAGTAAAATGTGACTGTGCATTCCCATGTGCAACACAGAACGAACTTCTTGGTGAAGATGCTCAGAAACTTCTTGATAACGGTGTAAAACTTGTTGCAGAAGGTGCAAACATGCCTTCAAACATCGATGCTGTTAACAAGTTCCTTGCTGCAAAAATCCTTTATGCTCCAGGAAAAGCTTCTAACGCAGGTGGTGTAGCAACATCTGGTCTTGAAATGAGCCAGAACTCAGAACGCCTTTCATGGTCTTCTGAAGAAGTTGATGAAAAGCTTCATAACATCATGATCAACATTCATGACAATGCATACAATACAGCAGTTAAGTTTGGTGCAAAAGACGGTAACTTTGTAAACTACGTTGCCGGAGCAAACATTGCTGGTTTTGTAAAAGTTGCAAATGCAATGATTGCACAGGGTCTTGTTTGA
- a CDS encoding SlyX family protein, translating to MDAETEERFIALETKLAYMEDFVEKLQTETVEQSRQIEILRKENQILADRYKELLENADVPNRRPPHY from the coding sequence ATGGACGCAGAAACAGAAGAAAGATTCATTGCGCTTGAAACAAAACTCGCTTATATGGAAGATTTTGTAGAAAAACTTCAGACGGAAACAGTAGAGCAGTCAAGGCAGATAGAAATTTTAAGAAAAGAAAATCAGATTCTTGCAGACCGTTATAAAGAGCTCTTAGAAAATGCTGACGTACCGAACCGCCGTCCTCCGCATTATTGA
- a CDS encoding DMT family transporter, protein MTNTTKGIICIILSAFSFAAMALFVRLAGDVYFIEKAFFRNSVAFIIALVLLIRDAETSGIESIKIRRAFIPFLLIRSAAGSVGIFGNFYAVDHLVLSDAAILNKMSPFFAVLFSIILLKEKIRPVPLLAITGAFMGALLVVKPGFDFSAMLPTLVGFAGGAGAGLAYSCVRKLSSMKCNGKLIVVFFSAFSTLLSVPYLIFHWEPLSLYQLTMLICTGICAAGGQFGITAAYYYAPAREISVYDYSQIIFSAAMGFIFFGMIPDWMSITGYVIIIMMAVLNFLYNRKAAAGQTSKNQAE, encoded by the coding sequence ATGACAAATACAACTAAAGGAATAATCTGCATAATACTTTCAGCATTCTCTTTTGCAGCCATGGCACTTTTTGTCAGGCTTGCAGGTGATGTTTACTTTATTGAAAAAGCTTTTTTCAGAAACAGTGTTGCTTTTATAATTGCACTGGTACTTTTAATAAGAGATGCAGAAACCAGCGGAATTGAATCTATAAAAATACGCAGGGCATTCATTCCATTTTTATTAATCAGATCCGCAGCTGGTTCTGTGGGAATCTTCGGAAATTTTTATGCTGTAGATCATCTTGTTCTTTCTGATGCTGCAATCTTAAACAAGATGTCTCCTTTTTTTGCAGTGTTATTCAGCATTATTTTATTGAAAGAAAAGATACGGCCTGTTCCTCTTCTTGCAATTACGGGTGCATTTATGGGAGCGCTTCTTGTCGTAAAACCGGGATTTGATTTTTCTGCAATGCTTCCTACTTTAGTCGGTTTTGCCGGTGGAGCAGGTGCGGGACTTGCCTATTCCTGTGTAAGAAAACTCAGCTCGATGAAGTGCAACGGAAAACTGATTGTAGTTTTCTTTTCTGCTTTTTCAACTTTGCTTTCTGTACCATATCTTATTTTTCACTGGGAACCGCTTTCTTTATATCAGCTGACAATGCTTATTTGTACCGGAATATGTGCAGCCGGCGGGCAGTTTGGAATTACGGCAGCATATTATTACGCACCTGCCCGTGAAATTTCGGTTTACGATTATTCACAGATAATTTTTTCTGCAGCCATGGGATTTATTTTTTTCGGAATGATACCTGACTGGATGAGCATTACAGGCTATGTAATAATCATCATGATGGCTGTATTGAATTTTCTGTATAACCGTAAGGCAGCTGCAGGTCAGACTTCTAAAAATCAGGCTGAATAA